A section of the Lathamus discolor isolate bLatDis1 chromosome 6, bLatDis1.hap1, whole genome shotgun sequence genome encodes:
- the MAFK gene encoding transcription factor MafK: MTTNPKPNKALKVKEESGENAPVLSDDELVSMSVRELNQHLRGLTKEEVIRLKQRRRTLKNRGYAASCRIKRVTQKEELERQRVELQQEVEKLARENSSMKLELDALRSKYEALQTFARTVARGPITPTKVATTSVITIVKSAEISSSSVPFSAAS, from the exons ATGACGACTAATCCCAAACCGAACAAGGCGTTAAAG GTAAAGGAGGAGTCAGGAGAGAATGCCCCAGTGCTGAGTGATGATGAACTCGTGTCAATGTCCGTACGGGAGCTGAACCAGCACCTGAGGGGTCTCACCAAAGAGGAGGTCATCCGTCTGAAGCAGCGGAGGCGCACGCTGAAGAACCGGGGCTACGCTGCCAGCTGCCGCATCAAGCGCGTGACTCAGAAAGAGGAGCTGGAGAGGCAGCGGgttgagctgcagcaagaggtGGAGAAGCTGgccagagaaaacagcagcatgaaGCTAGAGCTGGATGCCTTGCGCTCCAAGTACGAAGCACTCCAGACCTTTGCTCGTACTGTGGCTCGAGGGCCCATCACCCCGACCAAAGTTGCCACCACCAGTGTCATCACCATCGTGAAATCAGCCGAAATCTCATCCAGTTCTGTGCCGTTCTCAGCAGCGTCCTAG